One Moorella sp. E308F genomic region harbors:
- a CDS encoding molybdopterin-containing oxidoreductase family protein: MAGTTEVKKAACYFCHMNCGMLVHVEDGVVKKVTGDPEHPFNQGAQCPRGASAMDHLNHINRVNYPLKRVGERGSGNFKRVSWEEALEDIAARLKKYKAEYGAESIATAGGTNRTDDWARRRFFNLLGSPNVVHTSPVCWIPNFLVETAIYGWSAFDPEIMGSRCVVVWGHNPGASYLPEMRGLLEAREKNGTKIIVIDPRCSETAARADLWLPIRPGSDCALALAWLNVIINEELYDADFVENWTVGFEELRERVQEYTPEWAEAKTWVPAEKIALAARIYATSRPACIQWGVATDQLGRATSAVAQARAVLRAICGNLDVPGGDVMPGPHPTFITDVEMELNELLPEEQRAKQLGSDRFRLSTWPGYKLLNEQLERVWGKGLPAEWMCEASPPVLWRAILTGKPYPVKALIVLADNPLSSYANSRLVYEALNKLDLLVVMDYWLTPTAALADYVLPAASWLERPVLTTTYGVSDWLIASERAVQPLYERKTDYDFWRALGIKMGQEEYWPWQTNEEAFQYRLEPLGYGLETYEDFVQGVRFDFAPREYYKYLEKGFATPSGKVELKSSILETLGYDPLPHYVEPPFSPEATPELARDYPLILIAGGGFMPFYHSEHRQITRLRLLHPEPRVAINPELAQKLTIKEGDWVWIETPKGKVKQRAKLTTAVPPGVVQAERGWWYPEKGAKDLFGVWESNINACLDDDPDTCDPACGSWCTRSVLCRIAKVEG; this comes from the coding sequence ATGGCTGGTACTACTGAAGTGAAGAAGGCAGCGTGCTATTTCTGCCATATGAACTGTGGCATGCTGGTGCACGTTGAAGACGGTGTCGTTAAAAAAGTTACAGGTGATCCTGAGCATCCCTTTAACCAGGGAGCCCAGTGTCCCCGGGGTGCTTCGGCTATGGATCACCTCAACCACATCAACCGGGTAAACTATCCCCTTAAACGTGTCGGGGAACGGGGATCTGGTAATTTTAAGCGTGTCAGCTGGGAGGAAGCCCTGGAAGATATTGCCGCCCGGCTAAAAAAATACAAAGCGGAATATGGGGCCGAAAGCATTGCCACTGCCGGGGGCACCAACCGGACTGATGACTGGGCCCGACGTCGCTTTTTCAACCTATTAGGGAGCCCCAATGTGGTTCACACCTCCCCTGTTTGCTGGATACCCAATTTTTTAGTAGAAACGGCCATTTACGGTTGGAGCGCCTTTGATCCGGAGATTATGGGCAGCCGCTGTGTCGTTGTCTGGGGCCATAATCCCGGCGCCTCATATTTACCGGAAATGCGGGGGCTTTTAGAGGCCCGGGAAAAGAACGGTACCAAAATCATTGTCATTGACCCGCGTTGCAGCGAGACGGCGGCCCGGGCTGACCTGTGGTTACCCATCCGCCCGGGGAGCGACTGCGCCCTGGCCCTGGCCTGGCTCAACGTCATTATCAATGAAGAGCTCTACGACGCCGATTTCGTCGAGAATTGGACGGTGGGCTTTGAGGAACTGCGGGAAAGGGTGCAGGAGTATACCCCGGAGTGGGCGGAAGCAAAGACCTGGGTTCCGGCCGAAAAGATAGCCCTGGCAGCCAGGATTTATGCCACCTCGAGGCCGGCTTGTATCCAGTGGGGCGTAGCTACGGACCAGCTCGGCCGGGCTACCAGTGCCGTTGCCCAGGCACGGGCCGTATTAAGGGCCATTTGCGGTAACCTCGACGTTCCCGGCGGCGATGTCATGCCCGGGCCCCATCCCACTTTCATTACCGATGTTGAGATGGAACTAAACGAGTTGCTACCCGAGGAGCAAAGAGCCAAACAATTGGGTTCGGACAGGTTTAGACTCAGCACCTGGCCGGGTTACAAGCTTCTAAATGAACAGTTAGAACGCGTCTGGGGAAAGGGTCTGCCGGCCGAATGGATGTGCGAAGCCAGCCCTCCGGTACTGTGGCGAGCAATACTTACCGGCAAACCATATCCGGTCAAAGCCCTGATCGTCCTGGCCGATAACCCCCTTAGCTCCTATGCCAACTCCAGGCTGGTATATGAAGCCCTCAACAAGCTGGACCTGCTGGTGGTCATGGACTACTGGCTTACGCCCACAGCCGCGCTGGCCGACTATGTCTTGCCGGCGGCTTCCTGGCTGGAACGGCCGGTATTGACTACAACCTATGGTGTTTCTGACTGGCTTATCGCCTCCGAAAGGGCTGTGCAGCCTTTATATGAGCGGAAAACCGACTACGACTTCTGGCGCGCCCTGGGTATCAAGATGGGCCAGGAGGAATACTGGCCGTGGCAGACCAACGAAGAGGCGTTCCAATACCGCCTGGAACCCCTGGGTTACGGCCTGGAAACCTACGAGGATTTTGTCCAGGGGGTACGTTTCGACTTTGCCCCGCGTGAGTACTACAAGTACCTGGAAAAAGGCTTTGCCACGCCCTCCGGAAAGGTAGAGCTGAAAAGTTCAATACTGGAAACCCTGGGCTATGACCCGCTGCCCCATTACGTCGAACCGCCGTTCAGCCCGGAAGCTACGCCGGAGCTGGCCCGGGATTATCCCCTTATACTCATCGCAGGCGGAGGCTTCATGCCCTTTTACCATTCCGAGCACCGCCAGATAACGCGCCTGCGTCTGTTGCATCCGGAACCGAGGGTGGCCATTAACCCTGAACTGGCCCAAAAGCTTACTATTAAAGAAGGCGACTGGGTGTGGATTGAAACCCCAAAAGGTAAAGTAAAGCAGCGGGCTAAACTCACCACCGCCGTACCACCCGGGGTAGTCCAGGCGGAAAGGGGATGGTGGTATCCGGAAAAAGGGGCAAAAGACCTGTTTGGCGTCTGGGAATCCAATATTAATGCCTGCCTGGATGACGACCCGGATACCTGCGATCCAGCCTGCGGTAGCTGGTGCACCAGGTCGGTTTTATGTAGGATTGCTAAAGTGGAAGGGTGA
- a CDS encoding molybdopterin-dependent oxidoreductase codes for MTEKDTKLQNGVRTYYKNLGLCSFAFGSNSAEIDVKDGKILRIRPLRYNRKYKTEQLRPWKIKARGKTFEAPMKSLLSPFNYVYKKRTYSPNRILYPMKRVDWDPEGERNPQNRGKSKFVRITWDEAAELIAKELKRVCEKYGPTSVLVQGDGHGETKTIHGPHGCQIRLMELLGGYTIQARQPDSWEGWYWGAKHVWGQDPVGQGRQANLIKDISENTQMILFWGCDPETTPLAWGGLQASRLCFWFTELGIKSVYICPDLNYGAAVHADKWIPVRPNTDAALQLAIAYTWITEDTYDKDYVATHTHGFEEFKKYVLGEEDGVPKTPKWAEDICGVPARVIKALARKWAREATSIAHNNGGSYIRSCYAHEPGRLEVILLGMQGLGKPGQGQLKLFEWQLFSLHDQNPMPRREIIPSPEGAYQGFTFPVPKQFIPKTLIPKAILSDEPITWYGITYAGIPKEDQFVQYKYPAEGCSEIHMIWSDSPCWSTCWNGGNMWIEALRSPKIECVVMQHPWMENDCLFADIILPINTKFEEEDFGVDVLGDSFNVVLYEGQCIEPLGESKSDYEAVAEVAKKLGLYEEYTRGKSIEDLIKDGYEQSGIKDRISYEEFREKEYFVIPTAEDWENDEPGFSPFYKDPENNPLDTPTGKLEFYSVGLAENFPDDKERPPVPHWIPYGETHQESLLHPRSQKYPFLIVSNHPRWRCHAQLDDIPWFREIPTCKVKGPDGYLYEPVWINPVDAKALGIKSGDVVKIYNDRGWVLGGAYVTERIMRGVVYQDHGARLDPIIPGKADRGGANNLICPTNTTSKNCAGEVTSGYLVGVEKVDIEEMKKQYPEAFNRPYDPYYGVRFEAWITEVKN; via the coding sequence ATGACGGAAAAGGACACGAAACTCCAAAATGGTGTACGTACCTATTACAAGAATTTGGGTTTGTGTTCCTTTGCCTTTGGATCAAACTCGGCAGAAATTGACGTTAAGGACGGTAAAATTCTTCGTATTCGACCGTTGAGATATAACCGTAAGTATAAGACAGAACAATTGCGACCCTGGAAGATTAAGGCCAGAGGGAAAACCTTTGAAGCACCGATGAAGTCGCTTCTGAGCCCCTTTAACTATGTGTACAAGAAGCGGACGTATTCGCCGAACCGGATACTATACCCCATGAAAAGGGTGGACTGGGATCCGGAAGGAGAGCGCAACCCGCAAAACAGGGGTAAGAGTAAATTTGTACGTATCACCTGGGATGAAGCTGCTGAATTAATTGCTAAGGAATTGAAGCGAGTGTGCGAAAAATACGGCCCGACCTCGGTTTTGGTACAGGGGGACGGCCACGGCGAGACTAAGACCATTCATGGTCCTCACGGCTGTCAGATTCGCTTGATGGAGCTTCTCGGCGGTTACACCATCCAGGCACGCCAGCCCGACAGCTGGGAAGGCTGGTACTGGGGCGCCAAGCATGTCTGGGGACAGGATCCAGTAGGCCAGGGTAGGCAGGCCAATCTAATTAAGGATATTTCGGAAAACACTCAAATGATCCTGTTCTGGGGTTGCGACCCAGAGACGACACCGCTTGCATGGGGCGGGCTGCAGGCTAGCCGTTTGTGCTTCTGGTTTACCGAACTAGGCATAAAATCCGTATACATCTGTCCCGACCTTAATTATGGTGCAGCAGTTCATGCGGATAAATGGATACCTGTAAGACCCAACACGGACGCGGCATTACAGCTCGCTATTGCCTATACATGGATTACGGAAGACACTTATGATAAAGATTATGTCGCCACTCATACTCACGGTTTTGAGGAATTTAAGAAGTATGTTCTAGGCGAAGAAGACGGCGTTCCCAAGACACCAAAGTGGGCCGAAGATATCTGCGGTGTTCCTGCCCGGGTTATTAAGGCTTTAGCCAGGAAATGGGCTCGGGAAGCAACCAGCATTGCCCACAATAACGGCGGCTCTTACATCAGGTCCTGCTATGCCCACGAGCCGGGACGTCTGGAAGTAATCCTTTTGGGCATGCAGGGCTTAGGAAAACCCGGTCAGGGACAGCTCAAGCTCTTTGAGTGGCAGCTTTTCAGCTTGCATGACCAGAACCCAATGCCCCGAAGAGAAATAATACCCAGCCCGGAAGGGGCCTACCAGGGATTTACATTTCCAGTGCCAAAGCAGTTTATCCCTAAAACTCTCATCCCGAAAGCAATTTTGAGCGACGAACCCATTACCTGGTACGGGATAACATATGCAGGAATTCCCAAGGAGGATCAGTTCGTACAGTATAAATATCCTGCTGAGGGATGTTCGGAAATTCACATGATATGGAGCGACAGCCCATGCTGGTCCACTTGTTGGAATGGTGGAAACATGTGGATTGAGGCTCTACGCAGTCCTAAAATTGAGTGCGTTGTCATGCAGCATCCGTGGATGGAAAATGACTGCCTGTTTGCCGACATAATCCTGCCTATTAACACAAAGTTTGAGGAAGAAGACTTTGGGGTTGATGTTTTAGGTGACAGCTTCAATGTAGTCCTTTACGAAGGGCAGTGCATTGAACCTCTAGGAGAATCAAAGAGCGACTATGAAGCAGTAGCGGAAGTAGCAAAGAAACTTGGCCTCTACGAAGAATACACTAGAGGTAAGAGTATTGAGGACTTAATTAAGGACGGTTACGAACAATCCGGGATAAAAGACAGGATAAGCTATGAAGAATTTCGGGAGAAAGAATACTTTGTAATACCTACGGCTGAGGACTGGGAGAATGACGAACCCGGTTTCAGCCCGTTCTATAAGGATCCAGAGAACAATCCTCTGGATACACCGACCGGAAAGCTTGAATTCTATTCCGTAGGTCTGGCTGAAAACTTCCCGGATGATAAAGAACGTCCGCCGGTGCCTCATTGGATACCTTACGGCGAAACTCATCAAGAAAGCCTTTTGCATCCACGTTCCCAAAAGTATCCATTTCTTATAGTTTCCAATCATCCTCGCTGGCGGTGTCATGCTCAGCTGGATGATATACCATGGTTCCGTGAGATTCCTACTTGTAAAGTTAAAGGGCCGGATGGATATTTATACGAACCGGTCTGGATTAATCCAGTAGATGCAAAGGCATTGGGAATCAAAAGCGGTGATGTAGTTAAGATATATAACGATCGCGGATGGGTACTTGGTGGGGCATATGTTACCGAACGTATAATGCGGGGGGTAGTTTATCAAGATCATGGTGCAAGACTAGATCCGATAATACCTGGTAAAGCCGACCGTGGTGGAGCTAACAATCTTATCTGCCCTACCAACACGACATCAAAGAATTGTGCAGGGGAAGTCACGAGCGGGTATCTTGTAGGCGTAGAAAAAGTGGATATTGAGGAAATGAAAAAGCAATACCCTGAGGCGTTTAACAGGCCTTACGATCCTTATTATGGAGTTCGTTTCGAGGCCTGGATTACGGAGGTGAAAAACTAA
- a CDS encoding sigma-54-dependent Fis family transcriptional regulator produces the protein MEVIRPDVACNDNRTEFMANPFDYTLFQRRWQEIQHCKQRFLYHNEDPRTFSCLSPEVAASWLRSRENNIDPFATKIGHNMPKDKLEAILEENSLLISTTKTLINAFKHLLKTSGYILSLHSANGTILYLEGDTNEISYFKSINAVVGAIWNEETSGTLAHGLSMILKCPVQLMGPENYCIALEDNISSAAPIMDEKGDLIGTLVLVQALGERPWEKDLKNLQSHTLGWVASLAVAIENHLKLKEKNHRLLVMNNTLETILACIDAGIIAVDCENKIIKANQEAALILNPNGGKVEGRNIRDFVDDRVMQVLTSQKPVNYLEATIRNCKKERHCVFSIQFIPGQKEKRIEGAIIRVNLSEKINNLVNVRTGAVAKYHFDDIIGNSACINHAKDLARKFADAGENILLIGESGTGKELFAQAIHNQYRPEGPFVALNCSAIPRNLIESELFGYEGGTFTGAERNGRPGKIELAHKGTLFLDEIGDMPIETQATLLRVLEDKRVMRLGGRKYIPVDFRVIAATNKNLYQMVQENQFRLDLYFRLAVLKLEIPPLRQRQEDILLLCQHFIEYYCKKTGHVLPTISPAAKKIILEYEWPGNVRQLENAMIYAVNMSQDGLIDVQHLPNEVVRGTTLKSTGICSIAGITSLEEAEKIVIQNAMASTGNNIPKAAKLLGLGKSTLYRKLKQYKLDCST, from the coding sequence ATGGAAGTTATCAGGCCTGATGTAGCCTGTAACGATAACCGGACCGAATTTATGGCAAATCCTTTTGACTATACCTTATTCCAGCGGCGCTGGCAAGAAATTCAGCATTGTAAACAACGTTTTCTATACCACAATGAAGATCCACGGACTTTTTCTTGTTTAAGCCCGGAGGTTGCTGCTTCCTGGTTAAGGTCACGCGAAAACAACATTGATCCTTTTGCCACAAAAATCGGGCATAATATGCCTAAGGATAAACTGGAGGCTATACTTGAAGAAAACAGCCTGTTAATTTCAACCACCAAAACCCTTATAAACGCATTTAAGCACCTGCTCAAGACTTCCGGCTACATTTTAAGCCTCCATAGCGCCAACGGTACTATTCTTTACCTTGAAGGAGATACTAACGAAATCTCCTATTTTAAGTCAATAAATGCGGTGGTAGGGGCGATCTGGAACGAAGAGACCTCAGGAACTTTAGCCCACGGGCTCAGTATGATTTTAAAATGTCCGGTCCAGTTAATGGGTCCCGAAAATTACTGTATTGCCCTTGAAGACAACATCAGTTCAGCCGCTCCTATCATGGATGAAAAAGGCGACCTTATTGGCACCCTGGTACTGGTACAGGCTCTGGGGGAACGGCCGTGGGAAAAAGACCTGAAAAATTTACAGTCGCATACCCTGGGCTGGGTTGCCTCCCTGGCGGTAGCTATTGAAAACCACCTCAAACTCAAAGAAAAAAACCATAGGCTCTTGGTTATGAATAATACATTAGAAACAATTCTCGCATGCATTGATGCTGGAATCATAGCTGTCGATTGTGAAAATAAGATTATTAAGGCTAACCAGGAAGCAGCTCTAATACTTAATCCAAACGGCGGCAAAGTTGAAGGCAGAAACATAAGGGACTTTGTGGACGACAGGGTAATGCAGGTATTAACAAGCCAGAAACCTGTTAATTACCTGGAAGCAACTATTCGCAACTGCAAAAAGGAACGCCACTGCGTATTTAGCATACAATTTATACCAGGCCAGAAAGAAAAACGCATAGAAGGTGCCATCATCCGTGTCAACCTGTCTGAAAAAATCAACAACCTTGTTAATGTGCGAACTGGTGCAGTGGCCAAGTATCACTTTGATGATATTATTGGCAACAGCGCCTGCATAAACCATGCAAAAGACTTGGCCCGTAAGTTCGCCGATGCCGGCGAAAATATTTTATTAATAGGAGAGAGCGGCACCGGAAAGGAGCTATTTGCCCAGGCTATTCACAATCAATACCGGCCCGAAGGTCCTTTCGTTGCTTTGAACTGTTCTGCGATTCCCAGAAACCTTATTGAAAGCGAGCTATTTGGTTATGAAGGCGGAACCTTTACGGGTGCCGAACGCAATGGAAGACCAGGCAAAATTGAGCTGGCTCACAAAGGAACCCTTTTCCTTGACGAAATAGGCGATATGCCCATTGAAACCCAGGCCACGTTGCTTAGGGTTTTAGAGGACAAGCGCGTCATGCGGCTGGGAGGTAGGAAGTATATTCCTGTTGACTTTCGCGTTATAGCTGCAACTAACAAAAATCTCTACCAGATGGTGCAAGAAAATCAGTTTCGTCTCGACCTGTACTTCCGGCTGGCGGTTCTCAAGCTAGAAATACCGCCCCTGCGCCAGCGACAGGAAGATATCTTGCTGTTATGCCAGCACTTTATAGAATACTACTGTAAAAAGACAGGACATGTATTGCCAACTATAAGCCCGGCTGCAAAAAAAATAATTTTAGAGTACGAATGGCCCGGTAACGTCAGACAGCTGGAGAATGCTATGATTTATGCCGTCAACATGTCCCAGGACGGCCTTATAGACGTCCAGCACCTGCCTAACGAAGTAGTGAGGGGAACCACCTTGAAAAGTACAGGTATTTGCAGCATAGCCGGGATAACCTCATTGGAGGAAGCTGAAAAGATAGTCATTCAAAACGCCATGGCTTCTACTGGCAACAATATCCCTAAAGCGGCGAAACTACTTGGACTTGGTAAATCCACTCTGTATAGAAAACTTAAGCAATACAAACTAGATTGCTCGACATAG
- a CDS encoding CynX/NimT family MFS transporter: protein MKRKAWAVMWAVYLAGVAVALNQFKVPPVMQVLMESLQADMATAGWLMSVFCIAGVILALPAAFLLAGLGPKNSGLIGLGCIIIGAVIGAVAKSAAIMLIARTIEGVGLALIAVVAPAVISIWFEPHERGLPMGIWATWVPVGSFLIYNLANPIAKLGGWTSIWWFGAVFALVAFMVYSAIVAPPNKTASGSEEGGGAISISHGLKSINTWLISIAFAAFNFSFIAYATWAPTFLAEVHKMDPGAASFYASLVTLVFIPGGIFAGWVLDRFGNRKGILAASFIICTILVLWAFKVGGNVGILVSYYVILGLAASFVPTCVFTIAPETAINPQFAGVALGVVILGQNSGMFIGPPVVGQAIASGGWDAGVYPLVAGLLVSLVATLLIRTKTE from the coding sequence GTGAAAAGAAAAGCGTGGGCGGTTATGTGGGCGGTCTATCTTGCGGGCGTAGCTGTAGCGTTGAACCAGTTTAAAGTACCGCCGGTAATGCAGGTTCTTATGGAAAGTCTTCAGGCTGATATGGCAACGGCGGGATGGCTAATGTCTGTTTTTTGCATCGCCGGGGTCATACTGGCACTTCCGGCAGCGTTCCTCCTGGCAGGTCTGGGGCCGAAAAACAGTGGATTAATAGGTCTAGGTTGTATAATTATTGGTGCAGTAATTGGAGCTGTGGCTAAAAGTGCAGCGATTATGCTTATTGCCAGGACTATCGAAGGCGTTGGGTTGGCTTTAATTGCAGTCGTGGCTCCGGCGGTTATTAGTATATGGTTTGAACCACATGAACGAGGATTGCCTATGGGTATTTGGGCTACATGGGTACCAGTTGGCAGTTTTCTTATTTATAATTTGGCCAACCCAATTGCAAAACTCGGTGGCTGGACCAGTATCTGGTGGTTTGGAGCTGTTTTTGCTTTAGTTGCATTTATGGTGTATAGCGCTATTGTTGCCCCGCCCAATAAAACGGCGAGTGGGAGTGAAGAGGGTGGTGGCGCTATCTCTATTAGCCATGGGTTGAAAAGTATAAATACCTGGCTTATTTCCATTGCCTTTGCCGCATTTAACTTCAGTTTTATAGCCTATGCCACCTGGGCACCCACCTTCTTAGCCGAAGTTCATAAGATGGATCCGGGAGCTGCCAGTTTTTACGCTAGCCTGGTAACCCTGGTTTTTATACCTGGCGGCATATTCGCTGGATGGGTTCTTGACCGCTTCGGAAATCGTAAAGGTATCCTGGCAGCCTCCTTCATTATTTGTACGATTTTAGTGTTATGGGCTTTTAAAGTAGGGGGCAATGTTGGAATTCTTGTTTCTTATTATGTTATTTTAGGTCTGGCGGCAAGCTTTGTTCCGACCTGCGTTTTTACCATTGCTCCGGAAACAGCTATTAATCCCCAATTTGCTGGCGTAGCCTTGGGAGTGGTGATCCTTGGTCAGAACAGTGGCATGTTCATCGGACCTCCTGTTGTAGGTCAGGCTATAGCAAGTGGAGGTTGGGATGCGGGAGTATATCCTTTAGTTGCAGGGCTTCTTGTCTCTCTGGTGGCAACTCTATTAATACGCACTAAAACAGAGTAA
- a CDS encoding 4Fe-4S dicluster domain-containing protein, translating to MKVFVIDVAKCNGCYNCQLVCKDEHVDNDWSPYAKPQPDTGHFWMKLVDIEHGSVPKVKIEYQARPCMHCDNAKCIEVAGDGSVYKRNDGLVIIDPEKATGRKDLVDSCPYGAIYWNDKLNLPQKCTGCAHLVDAGEVPRCVEACATEAIKFGEEEELKELISQAEVLQPELGLKPRVYYLNLPKFFVAGEVYDPDIDEVLEGAQVSLINNETGQSWTETTDDFGDFWIRRLNSGCYTLKIEKNGYQPYQVQDLKVDKSVNIGSIALKRE from the coding sequence ATGAAAGTATTTGTTATTGATGTTGCTAAATGTAATGGCTGTTATAACTGCCAGCTGGTCTGCAAAGACGAACATGTTGACAACGACTGGTCACCCTATGCCAAACCCCAACCAGATACAGGTCACTTCTGGATGAAGTTAGTTGATATAGAACATGGCAGTGTTCCAAAGGTAAAAATCGAATATCAGGCAAGACCTTGTATGCATTGCGATAATGCAAAATGTATTGAGGTTGCCGGGGATGGGTCAGTATATAAGAGGAACGACGGGTTGGTCATTATAGACCCCGAAAAGGCTACAGGTCGCAAGGATCTTGTCGATTCTTGTCCCTATGGCGCTATTTACTGGAATGACAAATTAAATTTACCACAGAAATGTACCGGATGCGCGCATCTGGTTGACGCAGGCGAAGTCCCCCGCTGCGTTGAAGCATGTGCTACAGAGGCGATAAAATTTGGCGAGGAAGAAGAATTAAAGGAATTAATCTCCCAGGCTGAGGTATTACAGCCTGAACTCGGTCTAAAACCCAGGGTATATTACCTAAACCTTCCTAAATTCTTTGTAGCAGGGGAAGTTTATGATCCGGATATCGATGAAGTCCTGGAAGGGGCGCAGGTATCCCTCATTAACAACGAGACCGGCCAAAGCTGGACAGAGACAACTGACGATTTCGGTGATTTTTGGATCAGACGCCTTAACAGTGGCTGTTATACACTAAAAATTGAAAAGAACGGTTATCAACCTTATCAAGTTCAAGACCTGAAAGTAGATAAAAGCGTCAATATTGGTAGTATTGCGCTGAAACGGGAATGA
- a CDS encoding DUF1638 domain-containing protein — protein sequence MGRYTVIACKVMEEEILSLAPQGCELHFLNSELHRSPERLRQALQEAIDCASGSDFILLGYGLCGGALEGLRARTTPLVIPKVDDCIPLLLGSWEARRQWGLDTYFLSAGWLAGEDNLIREYERCLARYGKERGRRIMRHLFCHYRRLMFINTGRLGEEVAKEAAREVAEKLGLSFEITSGNKNYLRQLLLGPWDYQFWKVQPGQEVLLAGLHDCSAGGNQLR from the coding sequence ATGGGGCGATATACAGTTATTGCCTGCAAAGTTATGGAAGAAGAAATTTTGTCTCTGGCTCCGCAGGGGTGTGAGTTACACTTCCTGAACTCGGAATTGCACCGCTCCCCGGAGCGATTACGGCAGGCTTTACAGGAGGCCATTGATTGCGCCTCCGGCAGTGACTTTATACTGTTAGGCTACGGTCTTTGCGGCGGAGCCCTGGAGGGGCTGCGGGCCAGAACCACACCCCTCGTGATACCCAAGGTGGATGATTGTATTCCTCTGTTGTTGGGGTCCTGGGAAGCTAGACGTCAGTGGGGGCTAGATACTTACTTTTTATCTGCCGGTTGGCTGGCCGGGGAGGATAACCTGATACGGGAGTACGAACGCTGCCTTGCACGGTACGGTAAAGAGCGGGGTAGACGCATCATGCGCCACTTATTTTGCCACTACCGGCGCCTGATGTTCATAAATACTGGTCGGCTAGGGGAAGAGGTGGCTAAGGAAGCGGCTCGTGAAGTAGCGGAAAAACTGGGGTTAAGTTTTGAGATCACGAGTGGAAACAAGAATTACTTGAGGCAACTGTTGTTGGGGCCGTGGGATTACCAGTTTTGGAAGGTGCAGCCCGGTCAAGAGGTCCTGTTGGCCGGGTTGCACGATTGTTCAGCAGGGGGCAATCAACTGCGCTGA
- a CDS encoding 4Fe-4S dicluster domain-containing protein, with protein MHWGMVIDLRRCIGCHACTVACQIENNLPLNERWNKVFTVGPEGEFPNVTSYHLPRPCMHCQDAPCVDGCPTGASQRRPDGIIVVDGERCIGCKFCMLVCPYGVRQFEAGKGIVQKCHLCYERLEQGEMPRCVETCQLKARHVGDLDDPRSEVAELIHRANARPLYPHLGTKPAVYYIFP; from the coding sequence ATGCACTGGGGAATGGTTATTGACTTACGCAGGTGCATCGGTTGCCATGCCTGCACCGTTGCTTGCCAGATTGAAAATAACCTACCGCTAAACGAACGCTGGAATAAAGTGTTCACCGTAGGGCCGGAAGGGGAATTTCCCAACGTGACCTCATACCATCTGCCGCGGCCGTGTATGCACTGCCAGGATGCACCCTGTGTCGACGGCTGTCCTACCGGGGCCAGCCAGAGACGGCCCGACGGGATTATCGTTGTAGACGGCGAGCGTTGCATTGGCTGCAAGTTTTGCATGCTGGTATGCCCCTATGGTGTGCGACAGTTCGAGGCGGGAAAGGGCATCGTCCAAAAGTGCCACCTGTGCTATGAACGGCTGGAACAGGGAGAAATGCCCCGCTGTGTGGAAACGTGCCAGCTGAAAGCCCGCCATGTCGGTGATCTAGACGACCCCAGGAGCGAAGTGGCGGAGCTTATCCACCGGGCCAATGCCCGCCCCCTGTACCCCCATCTGGGGACTAAACCAGCAGTGTATTATATATTTCCCTAG